The following proteins are encoded in a genomic region of Streptococcus cristatus AS 1.3089:
- a CDS encoding exodeoxyribonuclease VII small subunit: MSKDKKFEENLADLEAIVQKLENGDVALEEAIAEFQKGMQLSKDLQKTLDQAEKTLVKVMQADGTETDIE, encoded by the coding sequence ATGTCAAAAGACAAAAAATTTGAAGAAAATTTAGCTGATTTGGAAGCCATTGTCCAGAAGCTGGAAAATGGAGATGTGGCCTTGGAAGAGGCGATTGCTGAATTCCAGAAGGGCATGCAGCTGTCTAAAGACTTGCAAAAGACGCTAGATCAGGCAGAAAAGACCTTGGTCAAGGTCATGCAGGCGGACGGTACAGAAACGGATATAGAATGA
- the xseA gene encoding exodeoxyribonuclease VII large subunit — protein MPDYLSVSTLTRYLKMKFDRDPYLERVYLTGQVSNFRKRPNHQYFSIKDEKAVIQATIWSGVYKKLGFELEEGMKVNVIGRVQLYEPSGSYSIVIEKAEPDGIGALAVQFEQLKKKLGEEGLFQDKFKQPLPQFPKKIGVVTSPSGAVIRDIITTVSRRFPGVDILLYPTKVQGEGAAAEVVANIRRANEREDLDVLIIGRGGGSIEDLWAFNEEIVVRAIFESQIPIISSVGHETDTTLADFVADQRAATPTAAAELATPVTKLDLLGHLSQQQNRLANAASNRLAYQRERLHKLASSVIFRQPERLYDGYLQKLDQLNLRLKQKIREYYSEEVQQVKILQHRLESLSPLRQVQRYQEQLHQQERLLRSNMAVIYDHKVAEAKRLSDALLMLDTSRIVARGYAIIQKNETVIESSQDIKEKDQLTILMRDGQVQVEVKDVKRQKI, from the coding sequence ATGCCGGATTATTTATCGGTTTCGACTTTGACCCGTTATCTGAAGATGAAGTTTGACCGTGATCCTTATTTGGAACGGGTTTATCTGACAGGTCAGGTCTCTAATTTTCGCAAGCGCCCCAATCACCAGTATTTTTCCATCAAGGATGAGAAGGCAGTTATTCAGGCGACTATTTGGTCAGGTGTTTATAAAAAGCTTGGTTTTGAACTAGAAGAGGGCATGAAGGTCAATGTCATCGGCCGTGTGCAGCTCTATGAGCCAAGTGGGTCTTATTCGATTGTCATTGAAAAGGCTGAGCCAGACGGCATTGGCGCCTTGGCTGTTCAGTTCGAGCAGCTCAAGAAAAAACTGGGAGAAGAAGGTCTTTTCCAAGATAAGTTTAAACAGCCCTTACCTCAATTTCCTAAGAAAATTGGGGTGGTGACCAGTCCTAGCGGGGCTGTCATCCGAGATATCATCACGACAGTCAGCCGCCGTTTTCCAGGCGTGGATATCCTGCTTTATCCGACCAAGGTTCAGGGCGAAGGAGCTGCCGCCGAGGTGGTGGCTAATATCCGTCGAGCCAATGAGAGAGAAGATTTGGATGTTTTGATTATTGGTCGGGGTGGCGGGTCCATCGAGGATCTTTGGGCTTTTAATGAGGAAATCGTCGTGCGAGCCATATTTGAGTCTCAGATTCCGATTATTTCCAGTGTGGGGCATGAAACGGACACGACTCTGGCTGACTTTGTGGCAGACCAACGAGCAGCAACCCCCACAGCAGCAGCGGAATTGGCGACGCCAGTCACCAAGCTGGATCTTCTGGGGCATTTGAGTCAGCAGCAAAATCGTCTGGCAAATGCAGCTTCAAATCGTCTGGCTTACCAGCGAGAACGCTTGCACAAGCTGGCTTCCTCTGTTATTTTTCGGCAGCCAGAGCGACTTTATGATGGCTATCTGCAAAAGCTAGACCAGCTTAATCTGCGTTTAAAGCAAAAAATTCGCGAATATTATAGTGAAGAAGTCCAGCAGGTCAAGATTCTACAGCATCGCTTGGAGTCTTTGTCACCTCTGCGACAGGTGCAGCGCTATCAGGAGCAACTTCACCAGCAAGAACGCTTGTTGCGTAGCAATATGGCAGTGATCTATGACCATAAGGTGGCTGAAGCCAAGCGGCTATCGGATGCGCTACTCATGCTGGACACCAGTCGCATTGTGGCGCGGGGCTACGCTATTATCCAAAAAAATGAAACAGTAATCGAGTCCAGTCAGGATATCAAGGAGAAGGACCAATTGACCATTCTTATGCGGGATGGTCAGGTCCAAGTTGAGGTAAAAGATGTCAAAAGACAAAAAATTTGA
- a CDS encoding helix-turn-helix domain-containing protein yields the protein MSELRIAIGKKIRELREQRKMTRELLCEDETRLTVRQLARIEAGDSIPSLLTLEFIAQQLHIEMYQIIKESSK from the coding sequence ATGTCAGAGTTAAGGATAGCAATTGGAAAAAAAATTAGAGAATTGAGGGAACAACGTAAAATGACAAGGGAATTGCTGTGTGAGGATGAGACTCGTTTGACAGTCAGACAGCTTGCTCGGATCGAGGCAGGCGATTCGATTCCTAGTTTACTAACCTTAGAATTCATTGCGCAGCAGTTGCACATCGAAATGTATCAAATTATCAAAGAAAGTTCCAAGTGA
- a CDS encoding NAD(P)H-hydrate dehydratase yields the protein MKLVSDRLLKKVIINRSPDSHKGDYGRLLLIGGTYPYGGAIIMAALAAVRSGAGLVTVATERENIPALHAHLPEAMAFDLWEQERLMEQIRKATVILIGPGLAENSLEKSVLQLVLQLVNKQQILIMDGGAISLFAKQALPFPNSQTIFTPHQKEWESLSGLPIESQDEKSSQKAVDQFPKGTLVVQKRNGTRIFQSREKDVYQLQVGGPYQATGGMGDTLAGMIAGFAGQFEQVSLFERVTAATYLHSAIADELAKEVYVVLPTELSQQISTWMKNFSQ from the coding sequence ATGAAACTAGTCAGTGACAGGCTTTTGAAAAAGGTTATTATAAATCGATCGCCAGACAGCCATAAAGGCGACTATGGTCGCCTGCTCTTGATTGGCGGGACCTATCCCTATGGTGGAGCTATTATCATGGCTGCCTTGGCCGCAGTAAGGAGCGGAGCTGGTTTGGTGACTGTTGCAACTGAACGGGAAAATATTCCTGCCCTCCATGCCCATTTGCCAGAGGCTATGGCCTTTGATTTGTGGGAGCAAGAGCGACTGATGGAGCAGATCCGCAAGGCTACTGTTATTTTAATCGGACCGGGTTTGGCTGAAAATTCTTTAGAGAAATCGGTGCTGCAGTTGGTTTTACAGCTTGTAAACAAGCAACAAATCTTGATTATGGATGGGGGCGCTATCTCGCTTTTTGCCAAGCAAGCTCTACCTTTTCCAAACTCCCAGACAATTTTTACTCCTCACCAGAAAGAATGGGAAAGCTTGTCTGGCCTGCCCATCGAGTCACAGGACGAAAAATCTAGCCAAAAGGCTGTTGACCAATTTCCTAAGGGGACTCTAGTTGTACAGAAAAGGAATGGAACGCGAATTTTTCAGAGTAGGGAAAAGGATGTTTATCAACTGCAGGTTGGTGGTCCCTATCAAGCAACTGGCGGTATGGGAGATACCTTGGCAGGGATGATTGCCGGCTTTGCAGGTCAATTTGAGCAGGTTTCACTTTTTGAAAGAGTAACAGCTGCGACCTACTTGCATTCAGCCATTGCGGATGAGTTAGCCAAAGAAGTTTATGTGGTATTACCGACAGAATTGAGTCAACAAATTTCAACTTGGATGAAAAATTTTAGTCAATAA
- a CDS encoding ABC transporter ATP-binding protein: MSMLKVENLSVHYGMIQAVRDVSFEVNEGEVVSLIGANGAGKTTILRTISGLVRPSAGKIEFLGNEIQKVPAQKIVAAGLSQVPEGRHVFPGLTVLENLEMGAFLKKNREENQANLKKVFSRFPRLEERKNQDAATLSGGEQQMLAMGRALMSTPKLLLLDEPSMGLAPIFIQEIFDIIQDIQKQGTTVLLIEQNANKALSIANRGYVLETGNIVLSGTGQELLTSDEVRKAYLGG, encoded by the coding sequence ATGTCGATGCTCAAAGTTGAAAATCTATCCGTCCACTACGGCATGATTCAGGCTGTCCGTGATGTCAGCTTTGAAGTCAACGAAGGAGAAGTCGTCTCCCTTATCGGAGCTAATGGTGCTGGGAAAACAACCATCCTCCGCACGATTTCTGGTTTGGTTCGCCCAAGTGCTGGGAAGATTGAATTTTTAGGCAATGAAATTCAAAAAGTACCTGCTCAAAAGATTGTAGCGGCGGGGCTTTCACAGGTTCCAGAAGGGCGCCATGTCTTTCCAGGTTTGACCGTTTTAGAAAATCTCGAAATGGGAGCTTTTCTTAAGAAAAATCGCGAAGAAAACCAAGCCAATCTCAAAAAAGTCTTCTCTCGTTTCCCACGTTTGGAAGAGCGTAAGAACCAAGATGCGGCGACTCTATCTGGTGGTGAGCAGCAGATGCTAGCTATGGGCCGAGCGCTTATGTCTACGCCTAAGCTCTTACTCTTGGACGAGCCGTCAATGGGGTTGGCTCCTATCTTCATCCAAGAAATCTTTGACATCATTCAAGACATCCAAAAACAGGGAACAACTGTGCTTTTGATCGAGCAAAATGCCAACAAGGCGCTCTCTATCGCTAACCGCGGTTATGTCCTTGAAACAGGTAACATCGTCTTGTCCGGAACAGGACAAGAACTCCTGACTTCTGACGAAGTCCGCAAAGCATATCTAGGTGGCTGA
- a CDS encoding ABC transporter ATP-binding protein produces MALLDVKKLTKNFGGLTAVSDVTLELNEGELVGLIGPNGAGKTTLFNLLTGVYEPSEGTVTLDGHLLNGKQPYKIATLGLSRTFQNIRLFKDLTVLDNVLIAFGNHHKPHVLASFFRLPAFYKNEEELKAKALELLAIFDLDKEAETLAKNLAYGQQRRLEIVRALATEPKILFLDEPAAGMNPQETAELTALIRRIKNEFNITIMLIEHDMSLVMEVTERIYVLEYGRLIAHGTPDEIKNDKRVIEAYLGGEA; encoded by the coding sequence ATGGCACTTCTTGATGTAAAAAAATTAACCAAAAATTTTGGAGGACTAACAGCTGTTAGTGACGTAACTCTGGAGTTAAACGAAGGGGAACTGGTCGGTCTTATCGGGCCTAACGGTGCTGGAAAGACAACTCTTTTCAACCTTTTGACGGGTGTTTATGAGCCGAGTGAGGGAACGGTCACTTTGGATGGGCACTTGCTGAATGGCAAGCAACCTTACAAAATTGCGACTCTGGGGCTCAGCCGGACATTCCAAAATATCCGTCTTTTTAAAGATTTGACAGTCTTGGATAATGTGTTGATTGCTTTTGGTAATCACCATAAACCTCATGTGTTGGCTTCTTTCTTCCGCCTTCCAGCATTTTATAAAAATGAAGAAGAATTGAAAGCGAAAGCTTTGGAATTGCTGGCCATCTTTGACTTGGATAAGGAAGCAGAAACCTTGGCTAAAAATTTGGCCTACGGTCAGCAACGTCGTCTGGAGATTGTCCGAGCGCTTGCCACAGAGCCTAAGATTCTCTTCTTGGATGAGCCAGCTGCTGGGATGAATCCACAGGAAACAGCTGAGCTGACTGCCCTAATCCGTCGGATTAAAAATGAATTTAACATTACCATCATGCTGATTGAGCATGATATGAGTCTGGTTATGGAAGTAACTGAGCGCATCTACGTACTAGAGTATGGTCGCTTGATTGCCCACGGCACACCAGATGAGATTAAGAATGACAAACGCGTTATTGAAGCTTATCTAGGAGGTGAAGCCTAA
- a CDS encoding branched-chain amino acid ABC transporter permease translates to MKNNLKVNALWLALILFGYLLLTVLASTGILNPFYLQIFEQIGINIILAVGLNLIVGFSGQFSLGHAGFMAIGAYAVAIMGSKSPTYGSFFIAMLVGAVLAGAVALLVGIPTLRLKGDYLAIATLGVSEIIRILIVNGGELTNGAAGILSIPPFTSWQLVYAFVVITTILTLNFLRSPIGRSTLSVREDEIAAESVGVNTTKIKVIAFVFGAITASIAGSLQAGFVGSVVPKDYSFINTINVLIIVVFGGLGSMTGAIVAAVVLGILNMLLQDISSVRMIVYSLALILVMIFRPGGLLGTWEFSLAKLFKKNKEVKE, encoded by the coding sequence ATGAAAAATAATTTAAAAGTAAATGCGTTATGGCTTGCTCTGATCCTTTTTGGTTACCTATTACTGACAGTGCTTGCTAGCACAGGTATTCTCAATCCTTTTTATCTGCAAATCTTTGAGCAGATTGGGATTAATATTATTTTGGCTGTTGGCCTTAATCTCATTGTTGGTTTCTCTGGGCAATTCTCACTGGGACATGCTGGCTTTATGGCCATTGGTGCCTATGCAGTAGCCATTATGGGTTCTAAATCCCCAACCTACGGTTCTTTCTTTATTGCTATGTTGGTCGGCGCTGTTCTTGCAGGTGCGGTGGCCCTGCTTGTTGGTATTCCTACCCTTCGCTTAAAGGGAGACTATTTGGCGATTGCGACCTTGGGTGTTTCTGAAATTATCCGGATTTTGATTGTCAATGGTGGCGAATTGACCAATGGTGCGGCAGGGATCCTGTCTATTCCACCATTTACATCTTGGCAGCTGGTTTATGCCTTTGTTGTGATTACGACTATTTTGACCCTCAACTTCCTCCGCAGTCCTATTGGACGCAGCACCTTGTCTGTTCGTGAGGATGAGATTGCGGCAGAGTCTGTCGGTGTCAATACAACAAAAATTAAAGTCATTGCTTTTGTTTTTGGAGCTATTACAGCTTCTATTGCAGGCTCTTTGCAGGCCGGATTTGTCGGTTCAGTAGTGCCAAAAGACTACTCCTTCATCAATACGATTAACGTTTTGATTATCGTCGTTTTTGGTGGTCTTGGATCAATGACTGGAGCAATTGTAGCGGCAGTGGTACTGGGTATCCTCAATATGCTTTTACAAGATATCTCAAGCGTTCGGATGATCGTTTATTCACTTGCCTTAATTTTGGTTATGATTTTCCGCCCAGGCGGCTTGCTTGGTACTTGGGAATTTAGCTTGGCTAAGCTCTTTAAAAAGAATAAGGAGGTCAAAGAATAA
- a CDS encoding branched-chain amino acid ABC transporter permease, protein MLQQLANGLILGSVYALLALGYTMVYGIIKLINFAHGDIYMIGAFMGYYLINTLHLNFFVALILSMVGTAILGVVIEFLAYRPLRNSTRIAALITAIGVSFLLEYGMVFFVGANTRSFPQVIETVRYTIGPVSISNIQLMILGISILLMVGLQFIVQKTKMGKAMRAVSVDSDAAQLMGINVNRTISFTFALGSALAGAAGVLIALYYNSLEPLMGMTPGIKSFVAAVLGGIGIIPGAALGGFVIGLLETFATAVGLSDFRDAIVYAILIIILLVRPAGILGKNVKEKV, encoded by the coding sequence ATTCTTCAGCAGCTAGCCAATGGATTGATTTTGGGGAGTGTCTATGCGCTTCTGGCCTTGGGTTATACCATGGTTTACGGAATTATCAAATTGATTAATTTCGCGCATGGAGACATTTATATGATCGGTGCTTTCATGGGATATTACCTGATTAACACCCTTCACCTGAATTTCTTCGTGGCCCTTATTTTATCTATGGTTGGTACAGCAATCCTTGGTGTAGTGATTGAATTCTTAGCCTATCGTCCGCTGCGCAATTCGACACGGATTGCAGCCTTAATTACGGCGATTGGGGTTTCTTTCCTTTTGGAATACGGGATGGTCTTCTTTGTAGGTGCCAATACTCGTTCTTTCCCTCAGGTGATTGAAACGGTGCGTTATACGATTGGACCAGTTTCGATTTCCAATATCCAACTAATGATTTTGGGAATTTCTATTTTACTCATGGTTGGATTGCAGTTTATCGTGCAAAAAACCAAAATGGGGAAAGCCATGCGGGCTGTTTCCGTGGATAGCGATGCAGCCCAGCTCATGGGAATCAATGTCAATCGTACGATCAGCTTTACTTTTGCTTTGGGTTCAGCCTTGGCAGGAGCAGCAGGGGTGCTGATTGCCCTTTACTACAACTCGCTTGAGCCACTGATGGGAATGACCCCAGGGATCAAGTCCTTCGTTGCCGCAGTTTTGGGCGGAATCGGTATCATCCCAGGGGCAGCTTTGGGTGGATTTGTAATCGGTCTCTTGGAAACTTTTGCAACAGCAGTTGGATTATCAGATTTCCGAGATGCGATTGTGTATGCAATTTTGATTATCATTCTATTGGTTCGTCCTGCTGGTATTCTAGGTAAAAATGTGAAAGAGAAGGTGTAA
- a CDS encoding ABC transporter substrate-binding protein: MKKKFALSLVAFASAALLAACGEVSTNNSSATGTEIGKTLKFGFNFEETGAVAAYGTAEQHGAQLAVDEINAAGGVDGKKIEVTDKDNKSETAEAATISTSLATQDKVNTIIGPATSGGVAAAIANAGKAGVPLVTPSATQDDLTKNQDYLYRATFTDSYQGKVISKYVTENLKAKKVVLYYDNSSDYAKGMAEAFKKEYKGEIVTTETFASGDSDFQAALTKIKSKEFDSLVVLGYYTEAGKLVNQARGLGINQTIVGPDGFSDAKFVEQATPAAATNVYYVSGFSTSGDMTDKAKKFVEAYKAKYNEEPSMFAALSYDAVYMAAEASKGAKTSVEIKDNLAKLKDFEGVTGSITIDKDHNPVKTALMIGLKDGKVDTVETVKPE; the protein is encoded by the coding sequence ATGAAGAAAAAATTTGCACTTTCGCTTGTAGCTTTTGCTAGTGCTGCGCTTCTAGCAGCCTGTGGAGAGGTTTCGACAAACAACTCATCCGCTACTGGAACAGAAATCGGTAAAACACTTAAGTTCGGTTTCAACTTTGAAGAAACTGGTGCTGTAGCAGCTTACGGTACTGCAGAACAACACGGTGCTCAGCTTGCTGTTGATGAAATCAATGCAGCTGGCGGTGTAGACGGTAAGAAGATCGAAGTCACTGATAAAGACAATAAATCAGAAACAGCAGAAGCAGCTACTATTTCTACAAGCTTGGCGACTCAAGATAAGGTGAATACAATCATCGGTCCTGCGACTTCAGGTGGGGTTGCGGCTGCAATTGCCAATGCTGGTAAAGCTGGTGTGCCTTTGGTAACGCCAAGTGCTACACAGGATGATTTGACAAAAAACCAAGACTATCTGTATCGTGCAACCTTTACTGATAGTTACCAAGGTAAAGTCATCTCTAAATATGTAACAGAAAACTTGAAAGCTAAGAAAGTTGTACTCTATTATGACAACTCAAGCGACTACGCTAAAGGAATGGCTGAAGCCTTCAAGAAAGAATACAAGGGTGAAATCGTTACGACAGAAACATTCGCTTCTGGTGACTCAGATTTCCAAGCAGCTTTGACAAAGATCAAGAGCAAAGAATTTGATTCACTGGTTGTACTAGGTTACTACACAGAAGCTGGTAAATTGGTGAACCAAGCGCGTGGTTTGGGAATTAACCAAACAATCGTTGGACCTGATGGATTTAGCGATGCCAAATTCGTTGAGCAAGCAACTCCAGCAGCAGCAACTAATGTTTATTATGTATCTGGTTTCTCAACTTCAGGTGACATGACAGATAAAGCGAAGAAATTCGTTGAAGCTTACAAAGCTAAGTACAATGAAGAACCTTCTATGTTTGCAGCCCTTTCATATGACGCAGTTTATATGGCAGCAGAAGCATCTAAGGGTGCAAAAACATCTGTAGAAATTAAAGATAACCTTGCTAAGTTAAAAGACTTTGAAGGAGTTACTGGATCTATTACCATTGATAAAGATCACAACCCTGTGAAGACAGCCTTGATGATTGGTTTGAAAGATGGTAAAGTAGATACTGTTGAGACAGTTAAACCTGAATAA
- a CDS encoding DUF2129 domain-containing protein → MFKKEERMGFIIHLYYNRDAKKLAHVGDIIYHSKKHRYLQLYVAKDQADSLKESLSKESYIKKIQTCEIQNLDTNFVGSLFRNQENAII, encoded by the coding sequence ATGTTTAAAAAAGAGGAACGAATGGGTTTCATCATTCATCTATACTATAATCGCGATGCAAAGAAGCTGGCTCATGTTGGAGATATTATTTATCATTCTAAGAAACACCGTTATTTGCAGCTTTATGTGGCAAAAGATCAGGCGGATTCTCTGAAGGAGAGCCTGTCAAAAGAGTCCTATATCAAAAAAATCCAGACTTGCGAGATCCAAAATCTGGATACGAATTTTGTTGGAAGTTTATTTAGAAACCAAGAAAACGCTATTATTTAA
- a CDS encoding ATP-dependent Clp protease proteolytic subunit, giving the protein MIPVVIEQTSRGERSYDIYSRLLKDRIIMLTGPVEDNMANSVIAQLLFLDAQDSTKDIYLYVNTPGGSVSAGLAIVDTMNFIKSDVQTIVMGMAASMGTIIASSGAKGKRFMLPNAEYMIHQPMGGTGGGTQQTDMAIAAEHLLKTRKTLEQILADNSGKSVEQIHADAERDYWMSAQETLEYGFIDEIMANNNLS; this is encoded by the coding sequence ATGATTCCTGTAGTTATTGAACAAACCAGCCGTGGTGAGCGTTCTTATGACATTTACTCACGCCTTTTAAAAGACCGTATTATCATGCTGACAGGTCCTGTTGAGGACAATATGGCTAATTCTGTTATTGCGCAATTGCTTTTCCTAGATGCACAAGACAGCACCAAGGACATCTATCTTTATGTTAATACTCCGGGTGGCTCTGTGTCAGCGGGATTGGCGATTGTAGATACTATGAACTTCATTAAGTCTGATGTGCAGACGATTGTCATGGGAATGGCAGCTAGCATGGGAACTATCATTGCTTCTAGCGGTGCTAAGGGCAAACGATTCATGCTTCCAAACGCAGAGTATATGATCCACCAGCCAATGGGTGGTACTGGTGGCGGTACTCAGCAAACAGATATGGCCATTGCAGCAGAGCATTTGCTCAAGACTCGTAAGACCTTGGAGCAAATTCTTGCTGATAATTCTGGTAAATCGGTTGAGCAAATTCACGCAGATGCCGAACGTGATTACTGGATGAGTGCTCAAGAAACCTTGGAATATGGTTTCATCGATGAAATCATGGCTAATAATAATCTTAGCTAG
- the upp gene encoding uracil phosphoribosyltransferase: MGKLEVIAHPLIQHKLSILRRTDTSTKAFRELVDEIAMLMGYEVLRDLPLEDVEIETPITKTVQKQIAGKKLAIVPILRAGIGMVDGLLSLVPAAKVGHIGMYRDEETLKPVEYLVKLPEDIDQRQIFVVDPMLATGGSAILAVDSLKKRGASNITFVCLVSAPEGVKALQDAHPDVDIFTAALDDHLNEHGYIVPGLGDAGDRLFGTK, translated from the coding sequence ATGGGAAAACTTGAAGTTATTGCTCATCCACTAATTCAGCATAAATTGTCTATCTTGCGTCGTACAGATACCTCTACTAAAGCTTTTCGTGAATTGGTAGATGAAATCGCAATGCTGATGGGATACGAAGTTTTGCGCGATTTACCACTTGAAGATGTAGAAATTGAAACACCAATTACGAAAACAGTTCAAAAGCAGATTGCAGGGAAAAAATTGGCGATTGTCCCAATCTTGCGGGCTGGTATCGGTATGGTAGATGGTCTCCTGAGCTTGGTTCCTGCTGCTAAAGTCGGCCACATTGGAATGTACCGTGACGAAGAAACCTTGAAGCCAGTTGAATATTTGGTAAAATTGCCAGAAGACATTGACCAACGTCAAATCTTTGTTGTCGATCCAATGTTGGCTACGGGTGGATCTGCTATTTTGGCTGTAGATTCTCTGAAGAAACGTGGCGCAAGCAACATCACCTTTGTCTGCTTAGTGTCTGCTCCAGAAGGTGTTAAAGCCTTGCAGGATGCTCATCCTGATGTAGATATTTTCACTGCTGCCCTTGATGATCATCTTAATGAGCACGGCTACATCGTTCCAGGTCTCGGAGATGCTGGTGACCGCCTCTTTGGTACAAAATAA
- the ftsY gene encoding signal recognition particle-docking protein FtsY, with amino-acid sequence MGLFDRLFGRKKEELEEKPQLEEQAEESYQTTETEVPFEAESQPLAASNEETAETQEVEFVLEEKIESTDSAISEQEFAPTTQQADLSEPVLEDEESPEQVLAEAEEQSETSANQALESSSESEAATESRDYYQELQERLAAAREQINYESEQEVSSEQEASTSSKVDSTEYGEEAEEELTPAETSESSTEYQEESVQDKYDRSLKKTRTGFGARLNAFFANFRSVDEDFFEDLEELLITSDVGVQVASNLTEDLRYEARLENAKKPEALRQLIIEKLVDIYEKDGRFNEKINFQNGLTVMLFVGVNGVGKTTSIGKLAYKYKQEGKKVMLVAADTFRAGAVAQLAEWGRRVDVPVVTGPEKSDPASVVFDGLERAKAENVDILMIDTAGRLQNKDNLMAELEKIGRIIKRVDPAAPHETFLALDASTGQNALVQAKEFSKITPVTGIVLTKIDGTARGGVVLAIRQELDIPVKLIGFGEKIDDIGEFNSENFMRGLLEGLV; translated from the coding sequence ATGGGATTATTTGACCGTCTTTTTGGACGTAAAAAAGAGGAACTTGAAGAAAAGCCCCAGTTAGAGGAGCAGGCAGAGGAGAGTTATCAGACTACAGAGACTGAAGTCCCATTTGAGGCAGAATCCCAGCCTCTTGCTGCTTCCAATGAAGAAACAGCGGAAACTCAGGAAGTAGAGTTTGTGTTAGAAGAGAAGATAGAGTCTACAGATTCAGCAATTTCTGAGCAGGAATTTGCCCCAACTACTCAACAAGCTGACTTATCTGAACCAGTGCTTGAAGACGAGGAAAGTCCTGAACAAGTTTTGGCTGAGGCAGAAGAGCAGTCTGAAACTTCAGCAAATCAAGCGTTGGAAAGTAGTAGCGAATCAGAAGCGGCGACTGAAAGCAGAGATTATTACCAAGAATTACAGGAACGTTTGGCTGCAGCGAGAGAGCAAATTAACTACGAATCAGAGCAAGAAGTATCTAGTGAGCAGGAAGCAAGCACTTCTTCAAAAGTAGACTCGACCGAGTATGGAGAAGAGGCAGAGGAAGAACTGACTCCCGCAGAAACATCTGAGAGTTCTACTGAATACCAAGAAGAGAGTGTTCAAGACAAGTATGACCGCAGTCTAAAAAAGACGCGGACTGGCTTTGGTGCTCGTCTCAATGCCTTCTTTGCTAATTTCCGCTCAGTTGACGAAGATTTCTTTGAAGACTTGGAAGAATTGCTGATTACCAGTGATGTCGGTGTGCAGGTAGCTTCCAATCTAACTGAGGACTTGCGCTATGAAGCACGCCTGGAAAATGCTAAGAAACCAGAAGCCTTGCGCCAACTAATCATTGAAAAATTGGTCGATATCTATGAGAAAGATGGCCGCTTTAATGAAAAAATCAATTTCCAAAACGGTTTGACTGTCATGCTCTTTGTCGGAGTAAATGGCGTAGGCAAGACGACCTCAATCGGTAAATTGGCCTATAAATACAAGCAAGAAGGTAAAAAAGTGATGCTGGTGGCAGCAGATACCTTCCGAGCTGGAGCAGTTGCCCAGCTGGCTGAGTGGGGTCGCCGAGTCGATGTGCCTGTTGTGACTGGTCCAGAAAAGAGCGATCCAGCCAGTGTCGTGTTTGACGGTTTAGAAAGGGCCAAGGCTGAAAATGTCGATATTCTCATGATTGATACAGCAGGTCGCTTGCAAAATAAGGACAATCTCATGGCAGAGCTGGAAAAAATCGGTCGCATTATCAAGCGGGTGGATCCAGCAGCGCCGCACGAAACCTTCCTAGCTTTGGATGCTTCCACTGGTCAAAATGCGCTGGTTCAGGCCAAAGAATTTTCAAAAATTACGCCTGTGACAGGTATTGTCCTGACTAAGATTGACGGAACTGCGCGCGGTGGTGTTGTGCTTGCCATTCGTCAGGAACTGGATATTCCAGTGAAGCTGATTGGTTTTGGCGAGAAAATTGACGATATCGGCGAGTTTAACTCTGAGAACTTTATGAGAGGTCTCCTAGAAGGTTTGGTGTAA